The genomic window GTGTAAGTTAATGAGTCCTTAATAAAACACTTCAAACAGCAAACATTTACCACTAAATTCTTTTATATTTGGTTTTCATGTGACactacatttttataattttataaatataaactAGGTAAAAACATTTACCAACGCATTATGTATACATTTTGCAGTCTAAAGTGCCTCATATTAGTGCGCGTTTATAAATATAACGGAAAACGTTTTCTTCGGGGAAAAACCTTTGTGGCGAACCCGTGGGTGCCTCAGTTGCCGGTGTGGCTGGCGTGGCTGGTGTGGCTGGTGTGGCTGGCGTGGCTGGTGTTGCTGGTGTGGCTGGTGTGGCATCTGTTGCTGGCGTGGCTGGTGTTGCTGGCGTGGCTGGAGTGGCTGGTGTGGCAGCTGTTGCTGGCGTGGCTGGAGTGGCTGGTGTTGCTGGTGTGGCTGGTGTTGCTGGCGTGGCTGGAGTGGCTGGTGTGGCATCTGTTGCTGGCGTGGCTGGAGTGGCTGGGGTTGCTGGTGTGGCTGGTGTGGCATCTGTTGCTGGCGTGGCTGGTGTTGCTGGCGTGGCTGGTGTGGCTGGTGTGGCACCTGTTGCTGGCGTGGCTGAAGTGGCTGGTGTTGCTGGCGTGGCTGGTGTTGCTGGCGTGGCTGGAGTGGCTGGTGTGGCATCTGTTGCTGGCGTGGCTGGAGTGGCTGGTGTTGCTGGCGTGGCTGGAGTGGCTGGTGTTGCTGGTGTGGCTGGTGTGGCATCTGTTGCTGGCGTGGCTGGTGTTGCTGGCGTGGCTGGAGTGGCTGGTGTGGCATCTGTTGCTGGCGTGGCTGGAGTGGCTGGTGTTGCTGGCGTGGCTGGTGTGGCACCTGTTGCTGGCGTGGCTGGAGTGGCTGGTGTTGCTGGCGTGGCTGGTGTTGCTGGCGTGGCTGGAGTGGCTGGTGTTGCTGGCGTGGCTGGTGTGGCACCTGTTGCTGGCGTGGCTGGAGTGGCTGGTGTTGCTGGCGTGGCTGGTGTGGCACCTGTTGCTGGCGTGGCTGGAGTGGCTGGTGTTGCTGGCGTGGCTGGTGTTGCAGGTGTGGCTGGTGGGGCTTCTGTTGCCGGTGTGGAAGTAGATGTGATTGGAGTTGTTACTTCTGTTGTCTCAGTAGTAGTTCCAGACGTCGGTGCATCAGTTGGTGGCACCCAAGCACCCTTCAAACAATAAATCAGATTTTTTGCACATGTAGCTAAACTTTTAACATATTTATTTCTGGCCTCAGTAGTACAAACACGTTCAGCATCATCAACTCCTTGATATGAAATAGTTATGTTGTTTAAGATGCTCTCAGATTCGGCCGATATATCATACAATATTTGGCTGTCGTCCCTTCCCTGTTGGCGATTGGAAGAGAAAAAAGAAGACATATACACATTAGTATATACTCAACACCAGATGGTGAattgaatgaaaaaaattttatggaaaaaagtgctcttaaaattaattgaaataaaggGAAACTCAAAACTTTAATATCTGCTTGGAGGAAAAAatgttaaggttttttttttttgtttttttgtttttttttttttttttgtttttgggaattGCCTTTATATCGCTACAAAATTGATCGAGTTAGAACATCTTGGCGAAAGACCATAAAATTATCAGAAAATTTCGGTCAGGCATAGTAAAAACCATAATTTTGCAAATTCGTTTCAAAAAGCTGTTCGGACTACTCATAACGGTCAAGTTTTTCGATGTCAATTCGATTAGCTTCGCATTCATATGCTGGCTCGCAATTTTAAATCTTACTAAAATATTTACTGTTTCAATGCAAACTCAATTAAAACAATTGTCAGTCAATGCAAGCCAGCATATGGGTGTTAaagatatatttaaatataattgaAGAATTTGAGGTACGTTGAACAGGAAAAAAGAAATCGTAAGATATGATatcaaaaaagtttcgaaatttatTGTGAGATTTGAAAACTAAAAgcaattcaaataaaaatttgtgtaaatttatgcattttcgttttttattttttttttcagtttaatAATTTCATAGAAGTAGTAAAATGCAGCTATGTGTGTCTACAATTTAAACCCAAATCCATTCAAATTTAACAAAAGACGCCAAAATGCGGTCTGCTTGTTTCCAAAGCAAAAAACTTAACTTGGGAAAACATTTCCATGTTAAGAATGAAACATAATAgcgtaaaattttcaaaaagcgtAGCAAATCTACTACAGTCGTAGTAAAGTTCTAAACCCTACTCCAAATATATAATTCCGGAAACTTACCACACTTGTGTAACATCCGAAAAAGTCCACAGCATCCTCAAACACTTCACAGTTCGTGAGTTGCATACAAACCGAATGACCGCGAATCTCAAGTTTACTGCGATATTCTGCATTATGTGCCGTTAACATTTTCTTTGCCTCTAGCGCAACACTCACACACTCGTGAACTTCTGTGTTATATGCTAATATTATTTCGTTTTTTATGGTATTGTAccaatttaaacatattttaatattattcAATCCAATATTTGATTCTTCTCTTTGACCCATTGTTCCTAAAATTTGCCGCATGACCAAATTTTCCTGATCTAATAATGGCTTGAAATCTAAATAGCTCTGACTAAGCGATGTGCTGGCGTGAATAGCCACTAAGAAAGCAATTAAtatttttgaatacatttttttaaatttacacaGTTTATTTGCTTTTTCTTCCTTGTCGCTATCTATACACTTGTCCAACTGCAGTGGCACTGTCCTTACTAAACAATAAAGCCCCCTATTTATACTTGTTACTAACGATTATcatgagataaaaaatatatttaaattacaTTTATCTTCAATAATTTGGTAACTTTCAAGTGTTGCAAtatcttatcttataactttgaacgagcaattcttgtttatttatatatttatttatttatttatttatttgta from Eurosta solidaginis isolate ZX-2024a chromosome 3, ASM4086904v1, whole genome shotgun sequence includes these protein-coding regions:
- the Muc55B gene encoding ice-structuring glycoprotein — encoded protein: MYSKILIAFLVAIHASTSLSQSYLDFKPLLDQENLVMRQILGTMGQREESNIGLNNIKICLNWYNTIKNEIILAYNTEVHECVSVALEAKKMLTAHNAEYRSKLEIRGHSVCMQLTNCEVFEDAVDFFGCYTSVGRDDSQILYDISAESESILNNITISYQGVDDAERVCTTEARNKYVKSLATCAKNLIYCLKGAWVPPTDAPTSGTTTETTEVTTPITSTSTPATEAPPATPATPATPATPATPATPATGATPATPATPATPATPATGATPATPATPATPATPATPATPATPATPATPATGATPATPATPATPATPATDATPATPATPATPATPATDATPATPATPATPATPATPATPATPATDATPATPATPATPATPATPATSATPATGATPATPATPATPATPATDATPATPATPATPATPATDATPATPATPATPATPATPATPATPATAATPATPATPATPATPATDATPATPATPATPATPATPATPATPATEAPTGSPQRFFPEENVFRYIYKRALI